GTGGTGCTTTCGTTCAAAAAGTGTATAAAGTCAATGGAGATGAAATTCAAGTATTGCAAGAGGAACATATCGAATTGGATGCTGGAATTCCGACGACAGCTGAGCTAGAGTCTATGAGTCCGATCCGGACGTATTTGAAAGGTCCTATAGAAGTAGGAACAACATTTGATGACTGGAAGATTGTCGAGATGAATGCCTCAGTGGAAACACCTTATCAACAATTTGAAGATGCGGTCGTAATTGAACAGGCTGGAAAAGATTTTGTGAACAGGATCTATCTCGTGAAGGATTTCGGAGAAGTTAAACGTGAATCGGTAATGTCGATGGAAGGCGAAGAAGATTTCGTCGTCACATCTAGCTTAGAAACGGTGACTCAACCTTAATTTTTGGCAAACAAAAAGGCGCCACAATGGGCGCCTTTTAAAGTGGTTTAGATTTTAACAACGTTAGCTGCTTGTAGACCACGGTTACCTTCGACTACTTCAAATTCAACCTGCTGACCTTCGTCAAGAGATTTGAATCCTTCGCCTTGGATTGCAGAGAAGTGTACAAAGATGTCTTCTTCTCCATCAACTTCGATAAAACCGAAGCCCTTTTCTGAGTTAAACCATTTCACTGTACCTTGTTTCATTCGATTACCTCCAAAAAAATATAAATACTTTAATACACGAACCTTAGC
This window of the Sporosarcina ureae genome carries:
- a CDS encoding cold-shock protein: MKQGTVKWFNSEKGFGFIEVDGEEDIFVHFSAIQGEGFKSLDEGQQVEFEVVEGNRGLQAANVVKI